Proteins from a genomic interval of uncultured Methanocorpusculum sp.:
- a CDS encoding GxxExxY protein: MDTGVDNPDVLYPEEVRKIIGCAMTVYNTLGIGFLEGVYHDALEVEFGLQGVPFEHKKHLDIYYKGVKLPGFFEADIVCYGKIILELKAISRLTEIDDPQLINYLKATEIHVGILINFGKKGKLDWKRFVYTNDHYFRKENVPK; this comes from the coding sequence ATGGATACTGGTGTGGATAATCCTGATGTTCTTTACCCGGAAGAGGTTCGAAAAATTATCGGTTGTGCGATGACTGTGTACAATACGCTCGGGATCGGCTTTCTGGAGGGCGTCTATCATGATGCTTTGGAGGTTGAATTCGGTTTGCAGGGAGTTCCGTTCGAACACAAGAAACACCTCGATATCTATTATAAAGGAGTGAAACTCCCCGGTTTCTTTGAGGCAGATATCGTCTGTTATGGAAAAATCATCCTTGAACTAAAAGCAATCTCCCGATTGACTGAAATTGATGATCCACAACTGATCAATTATCTCAAGGCGACCGAAATTCATGTGGGGATTCTGATAAACTTTGGGAAGAAAGGCAAGCTCGACTGGAAACGGTTTGTCTACACCAACGATCACTACTTCAGAAAGGAGAATGTACCCAAATAA
- a CDS encoding RloB family protein translates to MTDAKGTERHYLNGLKKSLPADQQNKFALRVFQTNDPADFIAECKRLQNIEPMYVKHTWIVFDYDERPEFDKIIKNAKKEGLSVGWSNPCIEVWFSAYFGELCRETSSQCCQDTFKIVFKKHTSCTYTKGNEKIYEHLSENGDEMKAIERAEGKLHEHKGNGITSPSKMCPCTSLHLLIKEIRDMCPLSE, encoded by the coding sequence ATGACTGATGCAAAGGGAACGGAACGGCATTATCTCAACGGACTGAAAAAGAGTCTGCCGGCGGATCAGCAGAACAAATTTGCTCTCAGAGTTTTTCAGACGAACGATCCAGCAGACTTCATTGCAGAATGCAAGAGGTTACAGAATATTGAACCTATGTATGTGAAGCATACCTGGATCGTTTTTGATTATGATGAAAGACCTGAATTTGATAAGATAATAAAGAACGCAAAGAAAGAAGGACTCTCGGTTGGCTGGTCGAATCCATGTATCGAAGTCTGGTTTTCTGCGTATTTCGGAGAGCTTTGCAGGGAGACGTCATCACAATGCTGTCAGGATACGTTTAAAATCGTGTTCAAAAAACACACCTCATGTACCTACACAAAAGGAAATGAGAAGATATACGAGCATCTCTCCGAAAATGGAGATGAGATGAAAGCAATTGAGCGTGCAGAGGGGAAATTGCATGAACATAAGGGAAATGGGATAACCAGTCCATCGAAGATGTGCCCATGTACAAGTCTACATCTCCTTATCAAAGAAATCAGGGACATGTGTCCGCTGTCTGAGTAG
- a CDS encoding glycerol permease — MTADFIQTAVSKSSKRTFTAEFTNAAAYDAIVAEITGETNPLGLAEVELGKETYKTYVGYFDPNTSEMNGKVQVTAYTRDEYAAAITALTGSADLKTAFGNGGTAETSEIGTDATWNVRISAKLETDTFQISFNRDSLIVSGYADDATLATVETWADTKPGLC, encoded by the coding sequence ATGACAGCAGATTTCATTCAGACAGCAGTCTCGAAGTCCTCGAAGAGGACCTTCACCGCAGAGTTTACGAACGCCGCCGCGTATGATGCGATCGTCGCAGAAATTACGGGCGAGACAAATCCTCTCGGCCTTGCCGAAGTGGAGCTTGGGAAGGAGACCTACAAGACCTATGTCGGCTACTTCGATCCGAACACTTCCGAGATGAACGGCAAGGTTCAGGTTACGGCATACACCCGGGACGAATACGCCGCAGCGATCACCGCTCTTACCGGCAGTGCGGATCTCAAGACCGCATTCGGGAACGGCGGCACGGCCGAGACCTCCGAGATCGGCACCGACGCGACCTGGAATGTTCGGATCTCCGCAAAGCTTGAGACCGACACCTTCCAGATCAGCTTCAACCGGGATTCGTTAATCGTCTCCGGCTATGCTGACGACGCCACCCTCGCCACAGTCGAGACCTGGGCGGACACGAAGCCCGGCCTCTGCTGA
- a CDS encoding HNH endonuclease, whose product MTKLSSMDWTLDPAKGEIISTRTGKPLRFCTNNVGYQEASVTFHGRRVKIQRHRAVYIAGACRTYQDLPTDFDLQVDHINGDLTDCRFENLRLIPARENNRPKSGYMLRFFSSDEVAVLRERYAKGVSPPVMAAEFGVSRSTIWRLVTRRTYKEVP is encoded by the coding sequence ATGACGAAACTCAGCTCCATGGACTGGACTCTCGACCCTGCCAAAGGAGAGATCATCTCCACCCGGACGGGCAAACCGCTGCGGTTCTGCACGAACAACGTCGGCTACCAGGAGGCCTCCGTCACCTTCCACGGACGCCGCGTCAAGATCCAGCGGCACCGTGCCGTCTACATCGCCGGGGCCTGCCGGACCTACCAGGACCTCCCGACCGACTTCGACCTCCAAGTTGATCACATAAACGGCGACCTCACCGACTGCCGGTTCGAAAACCTCCGGCTGATCCCCGCACGGGAAAACAACCGTCCGAAATCCGGGTACATGCTCCGGTTCTTCAGCAGCGACGAGGTGGCCGTGCTTCGGGAGAGGTATGCCAAGGGTGTTTCCCCGCCGGTGATGGCCGCCGAGTTTGGGGTCTCGCGGTCCACGATCTGGCGGCTCGTGACCCGCCGGACCTATAAGGAGGTGCCGTAA
- a CDS encoding ATP-binding protein translates to MLIQFKFKNFKSFKDETILDLSATKVTEHPHHVVTIGKEKILKTAAIYGANASGKTNVYDAFGYMSYYVTKSFNFGGAKDTGKTKVYKKPLPFLLSTASKDMPSLFEVYFTLNDEEGKIYNYGFTVDNMGVSEEWLNYKAETGRKYYPILYRERGSEIAFPKIPKEYRDNLKVSLQDEALIVSLGAKLKVPILETIHDWFFKLHFLDFGSPDLNFILSLQMPPGFEKEPTFRKEVAAYLSTFDHGIVDFNVEEIPSSETNSSPKYRIDAVHQVNGSGETVNIPLAQESAGTQKMFVLYYPLKNVLKSGGVFFIDELNARLHPLLVQDFIITFLDKETNPNNAQLIFTTHDSWLLSSDLLRRDEIWFTEKDGNGASCLYSLVDFKGENVAKIRKDENYAKNYLLGKYGAIPELKKINVVSEKHAEYK, encoded by the coding sequence ATGCTCATTCAGTTTAAGTTTAAAAATTTCAAATCCTTCAAAGATGAAACGATTCTGGATTTATCCGCAACCAAGGTCACGGAACATCCACATCATGTCGTAACTATTGGAAAGGAGAAAATACTCAAAACTGCCGCGATTTACGGAGCGAATGCTTCTGGAAAAACGAATGTGTATGATGCGTTTGGATACATGTCGTATTACGTTACGAAATCCTTCAACTTTGGCGGAGCTAAAGATACAGGAAAAACAAAGGTTTACAAAAAACCTCTGCCGTTCCTTCTGAGTACCGCCTCGAAAGATATGCCCTCCTTATTTGAAGTCTACTTCACGCTGAACGACGAGGAAGGGAAAATCTACAATTATGGGTTCACTGTAGACAATATGGGAGTTTCTGAGGAATGGCTCAACTACAAAGCTGAAACCGGACGCAAATACTACCCGATACTGTATAGGGAAAGAGGGAGTGAAATCGCATTCCCAAAGATTCCAAAGGAGTATCGGGATAATCTGAAGGTTTCCCTACAGGATGAAGCATTGATCGTTTCTCTTGGTGCAAAGCTCAAAGTACCGATACTGGAAACCATACATGATTGGTTCTTTAAATTGCACTTCCTGGATTTTGGAAGCCCGGATTTGAATTTCATCTTATCACTACAGATGCCGCCAGGATTTGAAAAAGAACCGACCTTCAGAAAGGAAGTTGCCGCATATCTCTCCACATTCGATCACGGGATCGTTGATTTCAATGTTGAAGAGATTCCAAGTTCAGAAACGAACTCATCTCCAAAATATAGGATAGATGCTGTTCACCAGGTAAACGGATCTGGTGAAACTGTCAATATTCCTCTTGCCCAAGAATCTGCAGGAACACAGAAGATGTTTGTTCTGTACTATCCTCTGAAGAATGTTCTTAAATCCGGCGGGGTCTTTTTCATCGATGAACTCAATGCACGTCTTCACCCCCTTCTGGTTCAGGATTTCATCATAACATTCCTTGATAAAGAAACAAATCCGAACAATGCCCAGCTGATCTTTACTACGCATGATTCCTGGCTACTCTCCAGCGATCTTCTCAGGCGCGATGAGATCTGGTTCACGGAGAAGGATGGAAACGGTGCCTCATGTTTGTATTCTCTCGTCGACTTTAAGGGAGAAAATGTTGCAAAGATCCGTAAAGATGAAAATTACGCCAAGAATTATCTTCTGGGAAAGTACGGGGCGATCCCGGAGCTGAAGAAGATCAACGTTGTATCGGAGAAGCATGCCGAATACAAGTAG